One window of the Zea mays cultivar B73 chromosome 3, Zm-B73-REFERENCE-NAM-5.0, whole genome shotgun sequence genome contains the following:
- the LOC103650566 gene encoding auxilin-related protein 1 — protein sequence MDDFEGLLARDFGLRPQGKAAPMSAARSSGPSGSAWANTRSAAAPSYDELFGSAPPLPKATPSPSPSLDHIFDSFKEPASTAPPPKPKHSSMPVFDKPVYDDDIFVGVPGVKSSSARYDDVFGGSHSREAPPAFDDLLGGFGKSSQVREEVDDKRKQEAAMGPAAGTGFDYLIPGFGGRSSPRQRDTVGAKQQKISMSTSKQPASLSDPFVVLETTSSSAHPFADPLDEFGKAAKYQGKSRESTNVGSNLFEDSSTSIQAPKSEPIFTSEVDNGLKDKNESSRARDANPVQSFSKGNSSQQPSVEDFENIFSKPQSARYADVHVDIGSDKYSGNGINDQSPRSDESEDEIWLTASEIPLFTQPTSAPPPSRPPPPLAAKQKKHGSKSKRKDDEHLKQSRKNNDHQRSSSNHAGVSTVDELEDFAMGKPQSVHALNAEEFERSTAAAASAAAMKEAMDKAEAKFKHAKEVRERERDAKIRNREQREQDSVTRSYAQDREDKERKERLEQEREMKQNEEKEREQRRLEEERELERHKERERARQAVERATKEARERAAVEARAKAEREARQRSERAAVQRAQQEARERAAVEAKERAERATAEAKERAAAEGKEKAASQARDRAAAERAAVERAQQEARKRAERAAVERAAAEARERQAAAARDKTSKPDDLESFFGMGARANSAPKQRAPTVDSMFHSQTQNRGSSTSTSMKKASSTTNIADDLSAIFGGAPTSEEFQEVDGESEERRRARMERHQRTRERAAKALAEKNERDMQQQREQAERHRLAETLDFEIKRWAAGKEGNLRALLSTLQYVLWPECGWQPVSLTDLITAAAVKKVYRKATLCIHPDKVQQKGANLQQKYIAEKVFDLLKEAWNKLNSEELF from the exons ATGGACGACTTCGAGGGCCTGCTGGCCCGCGACTTCGGCCTCCGCCCGCAGGGGAAGGCCGCGCCCATGTCGGCCGCCCGCTCCTCGGGGCCCTCCGGATCTGCCTGGGCCAATACCAGATCCGCCGCCGCCCCCTCCTACGACGAGCTCTTCGGGTCCGCCCCGCCACTGCCCAAGGccacgccgtcgccgtcgccgtcgctcgACCACATCTTCGACTCGTTCAAGGAGCCCGCTTCCACCGCGCCGCCGCCTAAGCCGAAGCACTCGTCCATGCCGGTGTTCGACAAGCCGGTCTACGACGACGACATCTTTGTCGGGGTCCCTGGGGTCAAGAGCTCCTCGGCGCGCTACGACGATGTGTTCGGGGGAAGCCATAGCCGCGAGGCGCCTCCAGCGTTCGATGACCTGCTCGGTGGATTTGGTAAGAGCTCACAGGTGAGGGAAGAGGTGGATGACAAGAGGAAACAAGAGGCAGCTATGGGGCCAGCGGCGGGTACTGGGTTTGATTATTTGATCCCAGGCTTTGGCGGGAGGAGCTCCCCGCGGCAAAG GGATACTGTTGGTGCAAAACAACAGAAGATTTCCATGTCAACATCTAAGCAACCAGCTAGCTTAAGCGACCCCTTTGTTGTTCTCGAAACAACTTCATCCTCAGCCCATCCATTCGCAGATCCCTTGGATGAATTTGGTAAAGCTGCAAAATATCAAGGGAAAAGCCGTGAAAGTACTAACGTTGGGAGCAATCTGTTTGAGGATTCAAGCACTTCCATCCAGGCTCCAAAATCTGAACCTATTTTTACCTCAGAGGTGGACAATGGCTTGAAAGATAAGAATGAGTCTAGCAGAGCCCGAGACGCAAATCCTGTACAGAGTTTTTCTAAAGGAAACTCCTCCCAACAACCTTCTGTAGAGGATTTTGAAAATATCTTTTCTAAGCCGCAGTCTGCCAGATATGCTGATGTCCATGTTGACATTGGCTCAGATAAATATAGTGGGAATGGTATAAACGACCAGTCACCTAGATCTGATGAATCCGAAGATGAGATATGGCTTACAGCTTCTGAGATTCCCCTCTTCACACAGCCAACTAGTGCCCCACCACCTTCAAGGCCACCACCACCTCTTGCAGCTAAGCAAAAAAAACATGGATCAAAATCAAAAAGAAAAGATGATGAACATCTAAAGCAGTCTAGGAAAAACAATGATCATCAAAGAAGTTCGTCAAATCATGCTGGTGTTTCTACAGTAGATGAACTAGAAGATTTTGCCATGGGTAAGCCTCAGAGTGTGCATGCTTTAAATGCGGAAGAATTTGAGAGAAgtacagcagcagcagcatctgCAGCTGCTATGAAAGAGGCCATGGATAAAGCAGAGGCAAAGTTCAAACATGCAAAGGAGGTACGAGAGAGAGAGCGTGATGCGAAGATTAGAAATAGAGAACAACGGGAACAAGATAGTGTAACAAGGTCGTATGCCCAGGATCGTGAGGACAAAGAGAGAAAGGAAAGACTAGAACAAGAAAGAGAGATGAAGCAAAATGAGGAAAAGGAAAGAGAGCAAAGAAGACTTGAAGAGGAAAGAGAACTTGAGCGACATAAAGAAAGAGAAAGAGCTAGGCAAGCAGTGGAGAGGGCTACAAAGGAGGCACGGGAAAGAGCAGCTGTTGAAGCTCGTGCAAAAGCGGAGAGAGAGGCACGCCAACGTTCAGAACGTGCTGCTGTGCAAAGAGCCCAACAGGAAGCACGTGAGAGGGCAGCAGTGGAGGCTAAAGAGCGAGCAGAGAGGGCTACTGCAGAAGCAAAGGAAAGGGCTGCTGCTGAAGGTAAGGAAAAAGCTGCTAGTCAAGCCAGGGATAGGGCTGCAGCAGAAAGAGCTGCTGTGGAGAGAGCTCAGCAAGAAGCGAGGAAGAGAGCTGAACGAGCAGCAGTGGAAAGGGCTGCTGCTGAGGCTCGGGAAAGACAGGCTGCTGCTGCAAGAGATAAAACGAGCAAACCAGATGATCTAGAGTCCTTCTTTGGTATGGGTGCTCGAGCTAATAGTGCTCCGAAGCAAAGGGCTCCGACTGTG GACTCTATGTTTCATTCTCAAACGCAAAATAGAGGGAGTTCCACTTCGACATCAATGAAAAAGGCATCATCAACAACAAATATTGCTGATGACTTGTCTGCGATATTTGGAGGAG CTCCTACATCAGAAGAATTTCAAGAAGTAGATGGGGAGAGCGAAGAAAGAAGACGCGCTAGGATGGAACGGCATCAAAGAACTCGTGAACGAGCG GCAAAGGCTTTGGCTGAGAAGAATGAACGCGACATGCAGCAACAAAGAGAGCAGGCTGAAAGACAT AGGCTTGCGGAAACACTGGACTTTGAGATTAAGCGCTGGGCTGCTGGAAAAGAAGGCAATTTGCGTGCATTGCTATCAACTTTACAATAT GTTCTTTGGCCAGAATGTGGGTGGCAACCTGTATCCCTCACTGATTTGATCACTGCTGCTGCTGTTAAAAAAGTGTACAGAAAAGCAACACTGTGTATCCATCCTGACAAGGTGCAGCAAAAGGGTGCAAATCTCCAACAGAAATATATCGCTGAGAAGGTTTTTGATCTCCTTAAG GAGGCGTGGAACAAACTCAACTCTGAAGAGCTCTTCTAA